The following coding sequences are from one Lolium rigidum isolate FL_2022 chromosome 6, APGP_CSIRO_Lrig_0.1, whole genome shotgun sequence window:
- the LOC124663901 gene encoding rac-like GTP-binding protein 1, with translation MNGGTAAVSRFIKCVAVGDGAVGKTCMLICYTCNKFPTDYIPTVFDNFSANVSVDGSIVNLGLWDTAGQEDYSRLRPLSYRGADVFILSFSLTSRASYENVHKKWMPELRRYAPGIPVLLVGTKLDLREDRAYLADHPTESIITAEQGEELRKQIGAVAYVECSSKTQRNIKAVFDTAIKAVLQPRRHKEIARKETRTGAGRSVRRYFCGRACFV, from the exons atgaacgGCGGAACAGCGGCGGTGAGCCGGTTCATCAAGTGCGTGGCGGTGGGCGACGGCGCCGTGGGCAAGACCTGCATGCTCATCTGCTACACCTGCAACAAGTTCCCCACC GACTACATCCCCACCGTGTTCGACAACTTCAGCGCCAACGTATCGGTGGACGGGAGCATCGTAAACCTCGGCCTCTGGGACACCGCTGGTCAAGAGGACTACAGCAGGCTGAGGCCTCTGAGCTACAGGGGAGCTGATGTCTTCATCCTCTCCTTCTCCCTCACCAGCAGAGCAAGCTATGAGAATGTGCACAAGAAG TGGATGCCTGAGCTTCGCCGCTACGCGCCCGGCATTCCTGTACTTCTTGTTGGAACCAAGTTGG ATCTCCGAGAAGATAGAGCTTATCTTGCTGATCATCCAACTGAGTCCATTATAACAGCTGAGCAG GGAGAGGAGCTCAGGAAGCAAATAGGGGCGGTGGCCTACGTGGAATGCAGCTCCAAGACACAAAGG AACATCAAGGCTGTTTTCGACACTGCCATCAAAGCAGTTCTTCAACCTCGGAGGCACAAGGAGATAGCCCGCAAGGAAACTCGGACAGGAGCCGGTCGGTCTGTAAG GCGGTACTTTTGCGGAAGAGCTTGTTTCGTGTAA
- the LOC124660580 gene encoding uncharacterized protein LOC124660580: MEVVAGEESDGGGGTGSNPPGGATAAPAELLKRLDAVVAETGGTSADEQPCEHFSIRGFVALRKMDAKFCSLSQIFSGQQQFDERHNSSYPFLVSMFRRWDCSKCMGKTKLSDDVTSRTVSMGKNVSRDGCSIRFVRSTKVPISVDFKSLFPCTQQIAQGKNADRSTLLKTTPESNSKCNSPYEANTDPPMKDLQGSSSNQATPANLSDNASAGIMTLLEDSQIRANREGNGITIPSSPKLTEATMKRNAEDTKKNKEVLNVDLTPNVPKPIDGQNGDQVCNSGPCEEAAPKRIVRSTCKNNKGKPTAQVGSSDVKIGRRKQIKLRLLSEIINTDPAGGSRTDIEVNAGKVADPCEDDRSTDDDVSVSHQAVGEISLAKEKEVVDDESSLMNWMKRIPKKSRTAKKDLEQKDFDSSASKSTADLFASKDTHHDFLSSGWKLSKKNGLRTISTQQGDESVQNNNNLERNTQSADDMSQMEADNSIDRSLFKKKTISLSKRKRPSTANVQHDGVLPVSRQAVGVISSKTAKKKRKYKGADVVDDEGSSLMNWMKKIPKRLRTEKRDIEHKDFDSSAANSEYTVDKVAAKDVHNGFVSSVQKLCQEKILFATSTGDGEGDENSQNNNLERSVHNTDGPDGICQMESEKCIQRSLSKVKKVSLSKRNIPSTVDAQHGDLNTENNTGKTSILRTDDQCQMESRNPVQQRLAKVSPVKRGIRNVTALEQKIPKKRKKQKQQLMYEKQAIIDDIPMDIVELLLRNQDKRPLITETDSSDISHDKSKIVEDEDCTVIAAEDGPDFASNVIDTTSQKKPLAPDSYQKASRDSVAPTTQVTNMHALRLQTPGYLKPTQEPQSTGELVTIAATSPLLSQHKDQSIAEAPADCRSHKGEKKLTWDSFEAAPRDSSTSTCRAQFRSSTNAVDLTSNHVAGASNNYHPTHQLVISSSDHYTDRAVNPVQARSFPSAMPTMEDGNLYDLRNAGQSGFYPRETMPATHLLRLTDPQMLASFPNYEGSSRNQMEFQLRNSYYAHNQYMGSAGTSYGAQNQYMRSASTSYGSNLNGSNVNGIGSASTSYGAHNQYLRSASQSYGSHLNGIGSASASYGSNLYGKVPLTLEDLSRPGFQENLHKPLRPLPRVGVLSSLLQKEIANLPESCGTQYGYRIGASKGMTSSFDIHRRENVEALNAGMYSATWNVLQLGSASSSPGFSSVRNGTAKSLTRDQGRMTSPLDRLVRQDICVTNRNPTDFTTISDDNEFLREDI, translated from the exons ATGGAAGTGGTTGCAGGAGAGGAGAGTGATGGAGGTGGTGGTACGGGTAGTAATCCTCCTGGAGGAGCCACTGCTGCACCAGCGGAACTACTGAAGCGTCTGGATGCAGTAGTTGCTGAAACTGGTGGCACATCAGCAGATGAGCAGCCATGCGAGCATTTCTCCATAAG AGGGTTTGTGGCTCTTCGGAAGATGGATGCAAAGTTTTGCTCTCTGTCTCAGATTTTTAGTGGTCAGCAACAGTTTGACGAACGCCATAACAGTTCATACCCTTTTTTGGTGTCAATGTTTCGACGATGGGATTGCTCAAAGTGCATGGGCAAGACCAAACTCTCAGATGATGTGACATCTAGAACTGTTTCTATGGGGAAGAATGTCTCAAGGGACGGTTGCTCCATTAGATTTGTTCGGAGTACTAAAGTGCCTATTAGTGTTGATTTCAAAAGCTTATTTCCTTGCACACAACAAATAGCTCAAGGGAAGAATGCTGATAGATCAACACTTTTGAAGACTACCCCAGAAAGCAATTCCAAATGCAACTCACCTTATGAGGCGAACACTGATCCACCCATGAAAG ATTTACAGGGTTCTTCCAGTAATCAAGCTACACCCGCCAATCTGTCAGATAATGCTTCTGCTGGTATCATGACTTTGCTTGAAGATTCCCAGATTAGAGCAAATAGAGAAGGAAATGGCATCACAATCCCATCCAGTCCAAAACTTACTGAAGCAACTATGAAGCGCAATGCAGAAGACACTAAAAAAAACAAGGAGGTTCTGAATGTTGACCTCACTCCCAATGTTCCTAAACCAATAGATGGACAGAACGGTGATCAGGTCTGCAACAGTGGTCCATGTGAAGAAGCAGCTCCAAAAAGAATTGTTAGATCAACTTGTAAGAACAACAAAGGCAAACCTACTGCACAGGTTGGCAGTTCAGATGTGAAAATAGGTCGGAGAAAGCAAATAAAGCTTCGACTGCTATCAGAAATTATCAATACTGATCCAGCAGGGGGTTCTAGAACTGATATTGAAGTTAATGCTGGAAAAGTTGCTGATCCCTGTGAGGATGATAGGAGTACAGATGATGATGTTTCTGTTAGCCATCAGGCAGTGGGAGAAATCAGTTTGGCAAAAGAGAAAGAGGTTGTAGATGATGAATCTTCCCTGATGAACTGGATGAAGAGAATTCCTAAGAAATCAAGAACTGCGAAGAAAGATTTAGAACAAAAGGATTTCGATTCTTCTGCTTCAAAATCTACTGCAGATTTATTTGCCTCAAAGGATACGCATCATGATTTTCTATCCTCGGGTTGGAAATTGAGCAAGAAAAACGGCCTTCGTACTATCAGTACTCAGCAAGGTGATGAAAGTGTTCAGAATAATAATAATCTAGAGAGAAATACACAAAGCGCAGATGACATGAGCCAAATGGAAGCTGATAACTCCATTGATAGGTCCTTATTTAAGAAAAAAACCATTAGTTTGAGTAAGAGGAAAAGGCCATCAACTGCAAATGTCCAGCATGATGGTGTTCTTCCTGTTAGCCGACAGGCGGTTGGAGTAATCTCGTCAAAAACTGCTAAGAAGAAGAGAAAGTACAAAGGAGCTGATGTTGTAGATGATGAGGGATCTTCACTTATGAACTGGATGAAAAAGATTCCCAAGAGATTAAGAACTGAGAAAAGGGATATAGAACACAAGGATTTTGATTCTTCTGCTGCTAATTCAGAGTATACTGTGGATAAGGTTGCTGCTAAAGATGTCCACAACGGTTTTGTATCGTCAGTTCAGAAACTGTGCCAGGAAAAAATACTGTTTGCTACCAGTACTGGGGATGGGGAAGGTGATGAAAATAGTCAGAACAATAATCTGGAGAGAAGTGTGCATAACACAGATGGCCCAGATGGTATATGCCAAATGGAATCTGAGAAATGTATACAGAGGTCCTTGTCAAAGGTTAAAAAGGTGAGTTTGAGTAAGAGGAACATTCCTTCAACtgtcgatgcccaacatggcgatcTAAACACTGAAAACAATACTGGAAAGACATCTATACTCAGGACAGATGATCAATGCCAAATGGAATCCAGAAACCCTGTGCAGCAGCGCCTGGCAAAG GTTTCTCCAGTTAAGCGTGGTATCCGAAATGTGACCGCTCTTGAGCAGAAGATACCTAAGAAGAGAAAGAAACAAAAGCAACAACTGATGTATGAAAAACAGGCCATAATTGATGACATCCCAATGGACATTGTTGAACTGCTTCTGAGAAATCAGGATAAGAGACCGCTGATAACTGAGACTGATTCTTCTGATATTAGTCATGATAAATCCAAGATAGTGGAAGATGAAGATTGTACTGTAATAGCTGCCGAGGATGGTCCAGATTTTGCATCAAATGTGATTGACACTACTTCCCAGAAGAAGCCTTTGGCACCAGATAGTTACCAGAAAGCATCACGGGATAGTGTAGCACCTACAACACAGGTTACCAATATGCATGCTTTGAGATTACAGACTCCTGGTTATTTAAAGCCTACTCAGGAACCACAGAGCACGGGAGAATTAGTTACTATTGCTGCGACCTCGCCACTATTATCACAGCATAAGGATCAGTCTATTGCTGAAGCGCCAGCTGACTGCCGGAGCCATAAGGGAGAAAAGAAGTTGACGTGGGATTCTTTCGAGGCAGCTCCAAGGGATTCATCAACCTCAACATGTCGTGCTCAGTTCAGATCTAGCACTAATGCAGTTGATTTAACTTCGAATCATGTGGCCGGAGCTTCTAATAATTACCATCCCACTCACCAGCTAGTAATTTCGTCATCTGACCACTATACAGACAGAGCAGTTAACCCAGTCCAGGCAAGAAGTTTTCCAAGTGCAATGCCAACCATGGAAGATGGTAACTTGTATGATCTAAGAAATGCtggacaatcaggtttttatccaAGGGAAACCATGCCTGCGACTCATCTCCTGAGACTGACCGATCCACAAATGTTAGCCAGCTTTCCAAACTATGAAGGGTCTAGCAGGAACCAGATGGAATTTCAACTTCGGAATTCATACTATGCACATAATCAGTACATGGGATCAGCTGGCACATCGTACGGAGCACAAAATCAGTACATGAGATCAGCTAGCACATCGTATGGAAGTAACCTGAATGGGAGTAATGTAAATGGCATAGGATCAGCTAGCACATCGTATGGAGCACACAATCAGTACTTAAGATCAGCTAGCCAGTCATATGGGAGTCACCTAAATGGCATAGGATCAGCTAGCGCATCGTATGGAAGTAACCTATATGGAAAGGTTCCATTGACATTGGAAGATTTATCCCGGCCTGGGTTCCAGGAAAATTTGCACAAACCGTTACGCCCACTTCCTAGGGTTGGTGTGCTCAGCTCCTTGTTGCAGAAGGAAATTGCAAATTTGCCGGAGAGCTGTGGGACACAGTATGGTTACAGAATAGGGGCGTCAAAAGGGATGACATCATCGTTTGATATACATAGAAGGGAAAATGTTGAGGCCTTGAACGCAGGAATGTATTCAGCAACATGGAATGTGCTGCAGTTGGGTTCTGCTAGTTCCAGTCCAGGATTTTCTTCAGTGAGGAATGGTACAGCTAAATCTTTGACAAGAGATCAAGGGAGAATGACCAGTCCCTTGGATAGGCTCGTAAGACAGGATATCTGTGTAACCAACAGAAACCCAACTGATTTTACTACAATTAGTGATGACAATGAGTTTTTAAGGGAGGATATATGA